From a region of the Ostrinia nubilalis chromosome 18, ilOstNubi1.1, whole genome shotgun sequence genome:
- the LOC135080438 gene encoding G protein-activated inward rectifier potassium channel 2-like isoform X2, giving the protein MTAKLDEAVQTQTSSTESDVTCITPGVYIPRSRNRYFTHCHRDSYRTKCARAVLKNGEINVEKFLNHKIRFFTNWFMSMVEGRWRWTLLNFFLAFTGNWLTFGFIYWCIAMSHGDLTEDHLPHNQNESNWTPCIENIYGFTSTFLFSVEVHTTVAYGKRSITLDCPDAISAMCLQCIISSIFQAFMVGILFAKLTRPKARTQTILFSRHAIVSLRDDRLCMIFRVGDMRKSRILNIKASMYLIRLNTDFHYLESNEQIELKTYMDSCESSFFLWPVSVIHVIDECSPLYEMSAADLLCGHLEIIAVFEGIIESTGQPVQARSSYSECDIIWGHRFAPMVSYDEDRTMYAVDFAKLSETEQVDTPLCSAKEYDEILTVVNSVALSDDCSLENQDAIR; this is encoded by the exons ATGACGGCCAAGCTAGACGAAGCAGTACAAACGCAAACGAGTAGCACAGAGAGTGACGTTACATGTATAACGCCCGGCGTTTACATTCCAAGATCAAGAAACA GGTATTTCACCCACTGCCACCGCGACTCGTACAGGACTAAATGCGCCCGAGCTGTATTGAAGAATGGAGAAATTAACGTCGAGAAATTCCTCAATCACAAAATTAGATTCTTCACCAACTGGTTCATGTCAATGGTCGAAGGAAGATGGAGGTGGACCCTCTTGAACTTCTTCCTAGCATTTACTGGGAACTGGCTGACTTTTGGTTTTATATACTGGTGTATAGCCATGAGTCATGGAGATTTGACTGAAGATCATCTACCCCATAATCAAAACGAGTCTAATTGGACTCCGTGCATCGAAAACATCTACGGATTCACGTCTACCTTCCTGTTCAGTGTCGAAGTCCACACAACTGTAGCCTATGGCAAAAGGTCGATCACACTAGACTGTCCTGATGCCATTTCCGCAATGTGCCTACAATGTATCATCAGTTCTATATTCCAGGCCTTTATGGTCGGGATCCTCTTCGCTAAATTAACCAGGCCTAAAGCCAGAACGCAAACTATACTATTCAGCAGACACGCGATAGTCAGTTTACGAGATGACAGACTCTGCATGATATTCCGAGTGGGGGATATGAGGAAATCCAGGATATTAAACATCAAAGCGTCTATGTACCTCATTAGATTGAACACAGACTTCCATTACTTGGAGAGTAATGAGCAAATTGAGCTGAAGACGTACATGGATAGCTGTGAGTCCAGCTTCTTCTTATGGCCTGTGTCCGTTATCCACGTTATAGATGAATGCAGTCCGCTATACGAAATGTCTGCAGCAGATCTACTTTGTGGACATTTGGAGATAATAGCAGTTTTTGAAGGAATAATCGAATCGACAGGACAACCAGTCCAAGCCAGATCGAGTTACAGCGAATGTGACATTATTTGGGGCCATAGATTTGCCCCTATGGTCAGTTACGACGAAGACAGGACAATGTATGCTGTAGACTTCGCGAAATTGAGTGAAACTGAGCAAGTGGATACACCGTTGTGTTCGGCCAAGGAATATGACGAAATTCTGACAGTTGTGAACTCTGTAGCCTTAAGTGATGACTGTTCTTTGGAAAATCAAGATGCAATAAGGTGA
- the LOC135080438 gene encoding G protein-activated inward rectifier potassium channel 2-like isoform X1: protein MNDFNMTAKLDEAVQTQTSSTESDVTCITPGVYIPRSRNRYFTHCHRDSYRTKCARAVLKNGEINVEKFLNHKIRFFTNWFMSMVEGRWRWTLLNFFLAFTGNWLTFGFIYWCIAMSHGDLTEDHLPHNQNESNWTPCIENIYGFTSTFLFSVEVHTTVAYGKRSITLDCPDAISAMCLQCIISSIFQAFMVGILFAKLTRPKARTQTILFSRHAIVSLRDDRLCMIFRVGDMRKSRILNIKASMYLIRLNTDFHYLESNEQIELKTYMDSCESSFFLWPVSVIHVIDECSPLYEMSAADLLCGHLEIIAVFEGIIESTGQPVQARSSYSECDIIWGHRFAPMVSYDEDRTMYAVDFAKLSETEQVDTPLCSAKEYDEILTVVNSVALSDDCSLENQDAIR from the exons ATG AATGATTTCAATATGACGGCCAAGCTAGACGAAGCAGTACAAACGCAAACGAGTAGCACAGAGAGTGACGTTACATGTATAACGCCCGGCGTTTACATTCCAAGATCAAGAAACA GGTATTTCACCCACTGCCACCGCGACTCGTACAGGACTAAATGCGCCCGAGCTGTATTGAAGAATGGAGAAATTAACGTCGAGAAATTCCTCAATCACAAAATTAGATTCTTCACCAACTGGTTCATGTCAATGGTCGAAGGAAGATGGAGGTGGACCCTCTTGAACTTCTTCCTAGCATTTACTGGGAACTGGCTGACTTTTGGTTTTATATACTGGTGTATAGCCATGAGTCATGGAGATTTGACTGAAGATCATCTACCCCATAATCAAAACGAGTCTAATTGGACTCCGTGCATCGAAAACATCTACGGATTCACGTCTACCTTCCTGTTCAGTGTCGAAGTCCACACAACTGTAGCCTATGGCAAAAGGTCGATCACACTAGACTGTCCTGATGCCATTTCCGCAATGTGCCTACAATGTATCATCAGTTCTATATTCCAGGCCTTTATGGTCGGGATCCTCTTCGCTAAATTAACCAGGCCTAAAGCCAGAACGCAAACTATACTATTCAGCAGACACGCGATAGTCAGTTTACGAGATGACAGACTCTGCATGATATTCCGAGTGGGGGATATGAGGAAATCCAGGATATTAAACATCAAAGCGTCTATGTACCTCATTAGATTGAACACAGACTTCCATTACTTGGAGAGTAATGAGCAAATTGAGCTGAAGACGTACATGGATAGCTGTGAGTCCAGCTTCTTCTTATGGCCTGTGTCCGTTATCCACGTTATAGATGAATGCAGTCCGCTATACGAAATGTCTGCAGCAGATCTACTTTGTGGACATTTGGAGATAATAGCAGTTTTTGAAGGAATAATCGAATCGACAGGACAACCAGTCCAAGCCAGATCGAGTTACAGCGAATGTGACATTATTTGGGGCCATAGATTTGCCCCTATGGTCAGTTACGACGAAGACAGGACAATGTATGCTGTAGACTTCGCGAAATTGAGTGAAACTGAGCAAGTGGATACACCGTTGTGTTCGGCCAAGGAATATGACGAAATTCTGACAGTTGTGAACTCTGTAGCCTTAAGTGATGACTGTTCTTTGGAAAATCAAGATGCAATAAGGTGA